A single genomic interval of Amycolatopsis albispora harbors:
- a CDS encoding response regulator has product MIRVLVADDQALVRGALAAMLGLEPDIEVVAQAASGDEVVALARASEVDVVLLDVQMPGKDGLEAAAELHAALPGCRIIVCTTFGRPGYLARAMAAGAAGFVVKDSPPEQLVDAVRRVHSGLRVVDPALAAESLATGTSPLTGRELEVLRAAGDGATVADVAARLHLSDGTVRNHLSAAIGKTGARTRAEAIRIAEDRGWL; this is encoded by the coding sequence GTGATCCGGGTGCTGGTGGCCGACGACCAGGCGCTGGTGCGAGGCGCCCTGGCGGCCATGCTCGGGCTGGAGCCGGACATCGAGGTGGTGGCGCAGGCGGCCTCGGGCGACGAGGTGGTCGCGCTCGCCCGTGCCTCCGAAGTGGACGTTGTCCTGCTCGACGTGCAGATGCCCGGCAAGGACGGGCTGGAAGCCGCCGCCGAGCTGCACGCCGCGCTGCCCGGCTGCCGGATCATCGTGTGCACCACCTTCGGCAGGCCGGGTTACCTCGCCAGGGCGATGGCCGCCGGGGCGGCCGGCTTCGTGGTCAAGGACAGCCCGCCGGAGCAGCTGGTGGACGCCGTCCGGCGGGTCCACAGTGGACTGCGCGTGGTGGACCCGGCGCTGGCCGCGGAATCGCTGGCCACCGGCACCAGCCCGCTGACCGGGCGGGAGCTGGAAGTACTGCGCGCCGCCGGTGATGGGGCCACGGTGGCCGACGTGGCCGCGCGGCTGCACCTGTCCGACGGCACCGTGCGCAACCACCTGTCCGCCGCCATCGGGAAGACCGGCGCCCGCACGCGCGCGGAGGCCATCCGCATCGCCGAGGACCGCGGCTGGCTGTAG
- a CDS encoding YdcF family protein, which yields MTARIPGRVSAARWVRRAVVGAVLIALLVVGGTAVRVWQVARLDDRSPADVIVVLGAAQYNGKPSEVFRARLVHAKQLYDSGVAKYVLTSGGSAEGDSYTEAEAGARWLIERGVPREHTIVVGEGRDTLGTLHAVSDEVHRRGMASAVLVSDPWHSLRAETMAEDVGLDAWTSPTHRGPIVQTRETQAKYIFRETGALLYYRLSKRPADDIGGTGIS from the coding sequence ATGACTGCGCGAATCCCCGGACGTGTGAGTGCTGCCCGCTGGGTGCGCCGTGCCGTGGTCGGCGCGGTGCTGATCGCGCTGCTCGTGGTCGGCGGCACCGCGGTCCGGGTGTGGCAGGTGGCCAGGCTGGACGACCGCTCCCCGGCCGACGTCATCGTGGTGCTCGGCGCGGCCCAGTACAACGGCAAGCCGTCGGAGGTGTTCCGCGCGCGCCTGGTGCACGCGAAGCAGCTCTACGACAGCGGCGTCGCCAAGTACGTGCTGACTTCGGGCGGTTCCGCGGAGGGGGACAGCTACACCGAGGCCGAGGCGGGCGCGCGGTGGCTGATCGAGCGCGGCGTGCCCCGCGAGCACACGATCGTGGTCGGGGAGGGGCGTGACACGCTCGGCACGCTCCACGCGGTCTCCGACGAGGTGCACCGGCGCGGCATGGCCAGCGCGGTGCTGGTCAGCGACCCGTGGCACTCACTGCGGGCGGAGACGATGGCCGAGGACGTCGGGCTGGACGCGTGGACCTCGCCGACCCACCGCGGCCCGATCGTGCAGACCAGGGAAACCCAGGCGAAGTACATCTTCCGGGAAACCGGGGCGCTGCTGTACTACCGGCTTTCGAAACGCCCCGCGGACGATATCGGCGGCACCGGTATCAGCTGA
- a CDS encoding deoxyguanosinetriphosphate triphosphohydrolase, protein MNSYTAHDAERRLAEPPKGAVLAGARADARSAFARDRARVLHSAALRRLAGKTQVVGPGEGTEVSGVPRTRLTHSLEVAQIGRGIAEELGADPDLVDTAGLAHDIGHPPFGHNGEHALNEAAQPCGGFEGNAQTLRILARLEPKVLDGPETAGLNLTRACLDAATKYPWPRTAGVAKFGVYADDLGVFRWMREGAPEGRTCLEAQIMDWADDVAYSVHDVEDGVLAGRISFRVLADSQERAALAELAAKHFSAAPVSTLEGAARGLLELPVVKELAERYDASLGAQVALKRMTSELVGRFASAAVTGTREAHGDGPLTRYAASLAVPEQVGAEVAVLKALALRYVMSDPRRLAMQDGQRQLLIELVEVLARQAPEPLDPIFQPAWTAAADDAARLRVVIDQVASLTDAQAHAWHSWHTGRHA, encoded by the coding sequence GTGAACTCCTACACGGCGCACGACGCCGAGCGAAGGCTCGCCGAGCCGCCCAAGGGCGCGGTGCTCGCGGGCGCGCGGGCCGACGCCCGCAGCGCGTTCGCGCGTGACCGGGCCCGGGTGCTGCACTCGGCTGCCCTGCGCCGGCTGGCCGGGAAAACGCAGGTCGTGGGCCCCGGTGAGGGCACCGAGGTGAGCGGGGTGCCGCGCACCAGGTTGACCCATTCGCTGGAGGTCGCCCAAATCGGCCGCGGCATCGCCGAGGAGCTGGGCGCCGACCCGGACCTGGTGGACACCGCCGGGCTGGCGCACGACATCGGCCACCCGCCGTTCGGCCACAACGGCGAGCACGCGCTGAACGAGGCGGCGCAGCCCTGCGGCGGGTTCGAGGGCAACGCGCAGACGCTGCGCATCCTGGCCAGGCTCGAGCCGAAGGTGCTCGACGGGCCGGAGACCGCCGGGCTCAACCTGACCAGGGCCTGCCTGGACGCGGCGACGAAGTACCCGTGGCCGCGCACCGCCGGGGTGGCCAAGTTCGGGGTGTACGCCGACGACCTCGGCGTGTTCCGCTGGATGCGCGAGGGCGCGCCGGAGGGCCGCACCTGCCTGGAGGCCCAGATCATGGACTGGGCCGACGACGTGGCCTACTCGGTGCACGACGTGGAGGACGGCGTGCTCGCCGGGCGCATCTCGTTCCGCGTGCTGGCCGACTCGCAGGAGCGGGCCGCGCTGGCGGAACTGGCGGCCAAGCACTTCTCCGCCGCCCCGGTGTCCACTTTGGAGGGTGCGGCGCGCGGGCTGCTGGAACTGCCGGTGGTGAAGGAGCTGGCCGAGCGCTACGACGCCTCGCTCGGCGCCCAGGTGGCGCTCAAGCGGATGACCAGCGAGCTGGTCGGCCGGTTCGCCTCGGCGGCGGTCACCGGCACCAGGGAGGCCCACGGCGACGGCCCGCTGACCCGGTACGCCGCTTCGCTGGCGGTGCCGGAGCAGGTGGGTGCCGAGGTGGCCGTGCTCAAGGCATTGGCGCTGCGGTACGTGATGAGCGACCCGCGGCGGCTGGCCATGCAGGACGGCCAGCGGCAGCTGCTCATCGAGCTGGTCGAGGTGCTGGCCAGGCAGGCGCCCGAACCACTGGACCCGATCTTCCAGCCAGCCTGGACCGCCGCGGCCGACGACGCCGCGCGCCTGCGCGTGGTGATCGACCAGGTCGCCTCGCTCACTGACGCACAAGCCCACGCTTGGCACTCGTGGCACACGGGTCGTCACGCGTAG
- a CDS encoding serpin family protein — translation MGVPADPAETSHLRFALALHAEAGSGATCFSPYSAASALALVARAARGKSAEELVRLLGEVDAHAKLLREAAELQGPDHQDTPVLEVANTLWAWDELELRAEFAGELTAWANGSVASAPFVGDPEGARRLINADIAATTHDLIPELLTPGSVGPDTVAAVVNALYLKTAWTNPFGEGATRPAPFRAPGGPVEVPTMHLTEQLGYAHEDGWQVVGLPAVGDVEAVVLLPDGELAAAEAELDAGRLAELLSAKRFTQVSLALPKLELDLRTDLTAVLKALGVRTLFTPEADLSGLSPDPRLLVSDVLHQAVLRIDESGLEGAAATAAMIRMVSLPVGDPVPVTVDRPFLLLVRHTGTGAVYFLARVTNPATG, via the coding sequence ATGGGAGTCCCAGCAGACCCAGCCGAAACCAGTCACCTGCGCTTCGCTCTGGCCCTGCACGCCGAGGCCGGATCGGGCGCCACCTGCTTTTCGCCGTACTCCGCGGCCAGTGCGCTGGCGCTGGTGGCCAGAGCGGCCCGCGGGAAGTCCGCCGAGGAACTGGTCCGGCTGCTCGGCGAGGTGGACGCCCACGCCAAGCTCCTGCGCGAAGCCGCGGAGCTGCAGGGGCCGGACCACCAGGACACCCCGGTGCTCGAAGTGGCCAACACGCTCTGGGCCTGGGACGAGCTGGAACTGCGTGCCGAGTTCGCCGGCGAGCTGACGGCCTGGGCGAACGGCTCGGTCGCGAGCGCGCCCTTTGTCGGTGACCCCGAGGGCGCGCGGCGGCTGATCAACGCCGACATCGCGGCCACCACGCACGACCTGATCCCCGAACTGCTCACCCCCGGCTCGGTCGGCCCGGACACCGTCGCCGCCGTGGTCAACGCGCTCTACCTGAAGACCGCGTGGACCAACCCGTTCGGCGAGGGCGCCACCCGCCCGGCCCCCTTCCGCGCGCCGGGCGGCCCGGTCGAGGTGCCGACCATGCACCTGACCGAGCAGCTCGGTTACGCGCACGAAGACGGCTGGCAGGTGGTCGGCCTGCCCGCGGTCGGCGACGTGGAGGCGGTCGTCCTGCTGCCCGACGGCGAGCTGGCCGCCGCGGAGGCGGAGCTGGACGCCGGGCGGCTGGCGGAACTGTTGTCCGCCAAGCGGTTCACCCAGGTGAGCCTGGCGCTGCCGAAGCTCGAACTGGACCTGCGCACCGACCTCACCGCCGTGCTCAAGGCGCTCGGCGTGCGGACGCTGTTCACACCGGAGGCGGACCTGTCCGGCCTCAGCCCCGACCCGCGGCTGCTGGTTTCGGACGTGCTGCACCAGGCGGTGCTGCGCATCGACGAGAGCGGCCTGGAGGGCGCGGCGGCCACCGCGGCGATGATCCGGATGGTCTCGCTGCCGGTCGGCGACCCGGTGCCGGTCACCGTGGACCGGCCGTTCCTGCTGCTGGTCCGGCACACCGGCACCGGTGCGGTCTACTTCCTGGCCAGGGTCACCAATCCGGCGACGGGCTAA
- a CDS encoding MarR family winged helix-turn-helix transcriptional regulator, translated as MSSEVTENEKARPAPNGGGPALFRLVRFWSRRWAPEVVERLYEGAPQTWTVQNLYVIDAIHSAAQADPEVTVADVARQLGLDRSVASRMITDAVRDGFVLRETSGQDARRARLSLSPAAEKFLDATHEYQRAAFAELVAHWPAEDRRRFAGYLGRLAKEVLR; from the coding sequence GTGAGCTCCGAGGTGACCGAAAACGAGAAAGCCCGGCCCGCGCCGAACGGCGGCGGACCGGCCTTGTTCCGGTTGGTCAGGTTCTGGTCGCGCCGGTGGGCGCCCGAGGTGGTGGAGCGGCTCTACGAGGGCGCCCCGCAGACGTGGACCGTGCAGAACCTCTACGTGATCGACGCGATCCACAGCGCGGCGCAGGCGGATCCGGAGGTGACCGTGGCCGACGTGGCGCGGCAGCTCGGGCTGGACCGCTCGGTGGCGAGCCGGATGATCACCGACGCCGTGCGCGACGGCTTTGTGCTCCGGGAAACCTCCGGGCAGGACGCCCGCCGCGCCCGGCTGTCGCTGTCACCGGCGGCCGAGAAGTTCCTCGACGCCACCCACGAATACCAGCGCGCGGCCTTCGCCGAACTGGTCGCGCACTGGCCAGCCGAAGACCGGCGGCGCTTCGCCGGCTACCTGGGGCGGCTGGCCAAGGAAGTGCTGCGTTAG
- a CDS encoding MFS transporter, whose product MHTNQRTRTLAFAGVLLGMLLAQLDLTVVVTALPLIGAELDAGPAVAGVTAASLLTTTVSTPVHGRFGDLYGRKAAFVLSIVLLAAGSTWCAVAGDIGSLIAGRAVQGLGAGGLIVGAMAALGELFDRTELIRRQGWQVAVGAVASLAGPPAGGLVADAFGWRWLFWFNLPLCVVSLVLGMAGLPGRRADRPAGRLDLRGSALLAVAGAAATALGTVPELARSPLWTPVLAVAAVVAGYAFARTQTLIPRRIFADAVVVRSVLATTLAGVALYGTFTYVSLVITLGVRGDPSAAGLLLLAMTGGSLLVSSCFAVLARRWPRMTAWGRWGCLTGVAGLALIAVSIHTGGVVLMAAGLVLTGGSFMLVVSAYTVLAQGRAAPAEMGATMGVFTFARQAGGVAGTTVLGWLALLVTGGFEAAGLTVVFGAAAVAMVIAATCSPRPVTAGEVVSSPS is encoded by the coding sequence ATGCACACGAATCAGCGTACGCGCACGCTCGCCTTCGCCGGGGTCCTGCTCGGGATGTTGCTGGCACAGCTGGATTTGACGGTGGTGGTGACCGCGCTGCCGCTGATCGGCGCCGAGCTGGACGCCGGGCCCGCGGTCGCCGGGGTCACCGCGGCGTCACTGCTCACCACCACGGTCTCCACGCCGGTCCACGGCCGCTTCGGTGATCTGTATGGGCGAAAAGCGGCTTTTGTGCTGTCGATCGTGTTGCTCGCGGCGGGATCCACCTGGTGCGCGGTGGCCGGGGACATCGGCTCGCTGATCGCCGGGCGCGCCGTGCAGGGTCTCGGGGCGGGCGGGCTGATCGTCGGCGCGATGGCGGCGCTCGGCGAGCTGTTCGACCGCACCGAGCTGATCCGGCGGCAGGGCTGGCAGGTGGCCGTCGGCGCGGTCGCCTCGCTCGCCGGGCCGCCGGCCGGCGGGCTGGTGGCCGACGCCTTCGGCTGGCGCTGGCTGTTCTGGTTCAACCTCCCGCTGTGCGTGGTTTCGCTGGTGCTCGGCATGGCCGGGTTGCCCGGCCGCCGTGCCGACCGCCCCGCCGGACGGCTGGACCTCCGTGGCTCGGCACTGCTGGCGGTGGCGGGTGCGGCGGCCACCGCGCTGGGCACCGTGCCCGAGCTGGCGCGAAGTCCACTGTGGACGCCGGTGCTGGCGGTGGCCGCGGTGGTGGCCGGGTACGCCTTCGCCAGGACGCAGACGCTGATCCCGCGCCGGATCTTCGCCGACGCGGTGGTGGTCCGCTCGGTGCTGGCGACCACGCTCGCCGGCGTCGCGCTCTACGGCACCTTCACCTACGTCTCGCTGGTGATCACGCTCGGCGTGCGGGGTGACCCGAGCGCGGCCGGGCTGCTCCTGCTGGCCATGACGGGCGGCTCGTTGCTCGTCTCGAGCTGTTTCGCGGTGCTGGCGCGCCGCTGGCCCCGGATGACCGCGTGGGGCCGCTGGGGCTGCCTCACCGGCGTCGCCGGGCTGGCGCTGATCGCGGTGTCGATCCACACCGGCGGGGTGGTGCTGATGGCGGCCGGGCTGGTGCTCACCGGCGGCAGCTTCATGCTCGTGGTCTCCGCCTACACCGTGCTCGCCCAGGGCCGCGCCGCGCCGGCCGAGATGGGCGCCACGATGGGCGTGTTCACCTTCGCCAGGCAGGCGGGCGGGGTGGCCGGGACCACCGTGCTCGGCTGGCTCGCGCTGCTGGTCACCGGGGGTTTCGAGGCGGCGGGGCTGACCGTGGTCTTCGGCGCGGCCGCGGTCGCCATGGTGATCGCCGCCACCTGCTCACCCCGGCCTGTCACAGCCGGAGAAGTCGTCTCGTCCCCCTCGTGA
- a CDS encoding carboxymuconolactone decarboxylase family protein, producing the protein MPRIPALDVKSGGLVLRVIARIARRRFGALPEPMAVSAHNPRVLRAGLVTELFAEKVSNELPVNVRELAVYRTAVRLGCSWCIDFGTMLQKHEGLDIDRLKAIDDYADSPLYSPQERLALAYADAMTATPVTVTDEQVAELEAEFGRKGVLELTYQIGLENMRARMNNALDITEQGFTSGGACRVPQVTEIGRAAG; encoded by the coding sequence ATGCCCCGTATTCCCGCGCTGGACGTCAAGAGCGGCGGCCTCGTGCTGCGTGTCATCGCCAGGATCGCCCGCCGCCGCTTCGGCGCGCTGCCCGAGCCGATGGCGGTCAGCGCGCACAACCCGCGTGTCCTGCGTGCCGGGCTGGTGACCGAGCTGTTCGCCGAGAAGGTGTCGAACGAGCTGCCGGTCAACGTGCGCGAGCTGGCGGTGTACCGCACGGCGGTGCGGCTCGGCTGCTCGTGGTGCATCGACTTCGGCACCATGCTGCAGAAGCACGAGGGCCTCGACATCGACCGGCTCAAGGCGATCGACGACTACGCCGACTCGCCGCTGTACAGCCCGCAGGAGCGGCTCGCGCTGGCCTACGCGGACGCGATGACCGCGACGCCGGTCACCGTGACCGACGAGCAGGTCGCCGAGCTGGAGGCCGAGTTCGGCCGCAAGGGCGTGCTGGAGCTGACCTACCAGATCGGCCTGGAGAACATGCGTGCCCGGATGAACAACGCGCTGGACATCACCGAGCAGGGCTTCACCTCGGGGGGGGCCTGCCGGGTGCCCCAGGTCACCGAGATCGGCCGGGCGGCCGGTTAA
- a CDS encoding glutamate ABC transporter substrate-binding protein, giving the protein MVRAFPARRWLAMAAAVTGLVALTACGGSNTPGTAGPSPAPGPGGLLDRAPVASAAELAASPTATAIRQRGQLIVGGELDLPLLSERNSITGETEGFDATLAKLLAKYIIGESSVKIAKATPETREALLQVGTVDAVIRIYTITPQRAQKVAFAGPYLMSGQSIATLSRERSITKPADLNGKTVVAVAGTTSVDALEKVAPDAQIKTFGTANECIQALEAGQAVAYVHDLTVLAGAARLNDKIRVIGEPFTSEPYGIGLPRGDTEFKKFVNDWLGKIVQAGIWEELWKESLGTVVAGQPPAPPQIGSVPGS; this is encoded by the coding sequence ATGGTGAGGGCGTTTCCGGCGCGCCGCTGGCTGGCGATGGCCGCGGCGGTCACCGGACTGGTCGCGCTGACCGCGTGTGGTGGCTCGAACACCCCGGGTACCGCTGGTCCGAGCCCCGCGCCGGGGCCGGGCGGGCTGCTCGACCGGGCGCCGGTGGCCAGTGCGGCGGAGCTGGCGGCGAGTCCCACCGCGACCGCCATCCGGCAGCGCGGGCAGCTGATCGTCGGCGGGGAACTGGACCTGCCACTGCTTTCCGAGCGGAATTCCATTACCGGTGAAACCGAAGGTTTCGACGCGACGCTGGCAAAGCTGCTGGCGAAATACATCATCGGGGAATCGTCGGTCAAGATCGCGAAAGCCACCCCGGAGACCCGTGAGGCGCTGTTGCAGGTCGGCACGGTCGACGCGGTCATCCGGATTTACACCATCACCCCGCAGCGCGCGCAGAAAGTGGCCTTCGCCGGGCCGTACCTGATGTCCGGCCAGTCGATCGCCACGCTCAGCCGCGAGCGCTCGATCACCAAGCCGGCCGACCTCAACGGCAAGACCGTGGTCGCGGTCGCGGGCACCACCAGCGTGGACGCGCTGGAGAAGGTGGCCCCGGACGCGCAGATCAAGACCTTCGGCACGGCCAACGAGTGCATCCAGGCGCTGGAGGCCGGGCAGGCGGTGGCCTACGTGCACGACCTGACCGTGCTGGCCGGCGCGGCCAGGCTCAACGACAAGATCCGCGTCATCGGCGAGCCGTTCACCAGCGAGCCCTACGGCATCGGCCTGCCGCGCGGGGACACCGAGTTCAAGAAGTTCGTCAACGACTGGCTGGGCAAGATCGTGCAGGCCGGGATCTGGGAAGAGCTGTGGAAGGAGTCGCTGGGCACCGTCGTCGCCGGTCAGCCGCCGGCGCCACCGCAGATCGGGTCCGTTCCGGGGTCGTGA
- a CDS encoding glutamate ABC transporter substrate-binding protein: MTTASWLRTGLALGAVCLVALSGCSGGQAPPAAPPAQLSLLDRAPVASAAEIAASPTAAAIRERGQLLVGGELDLPLMSQRNPITGETVGFDATLGKLLAKYLIGEPNVKVVRSISETREAVLQTGTVDVVISTYTITPQRAEKISFAGPYLVSGQAIATLSTENKISTPADLAGKKVVAVSGTTSVDAIKQSAPGVQLTTYGAATECIQALEAGTAVAYVHDMTLLAGTAQLNDKIQIVSEPFTEEAYGIGIRHGDEAFKKVVNDWLGKIQQSGLWGENWTETLGQVVPGDPPKPPAIGSVPGS, from the coding sequence GTGACAACGGCGTCTTGGCTGCGGACGGGGCTGGCACTGGGTGCGGTGTGCCTGGTGGCGCTGAGCGGGTGCAGCGGCGGGCAGGCACCGCCCGCGGCGCCACCCGCCCAGCTGAGCCTGCTCGACCGGGCGCCGGTGGCCTCCGCCGCGGAGATCGCGGCCAGCCCGACGGCCGCCGCGATCCGCGAACGCGGGCAGCTGCTCGTCGGTGGCGAGCTGGACCTGCCGCTGATGTCCCAGCGGAACCCGATCACCGGGGAGACCGTCGGCTTCGACGCCACGCTCGGCAAGCTGCTGGCGAAGTACCTCATCGGCGAGCCGAACGTGAAGGTGGTGCGGTCGATCTCCGAGACGCGTGAAGCCGTGCTGCAGACCGGCACGGTCGACGTGGTGATCAGCACCTACACCATCACCCCGCAGCGCGCGGAGAAGATCAGCTTCGCCGGGCCGTACCTGGTCTCCGGGCAGGCCATCGCCACGCTGAGCACGGAGAACAAGATCTCCACCCCGGCCGACCTGGCCGGCAAGAAGGTGGTCGCGGTCTCCGGCACCACCAGCGTGGACGCGATCAAGCAGAGCGCGCCGGGCGTGCAGCTGACCACCTACGGCGCGGCCACCGAGTGCATCCAGGCGCTCGAAGCGGGCACCGCGGTGGCCTACGTGCACGACATGACGCTGCTGGCCGGGACGGCGCAGCTCAACGACAAGATCCAGATCGTCAGCGAGCCGTTCACCGAGGAGGCCTACGGCATCGGCATCCGGCACGGCGACGAGGCGTTCAAGAAGGTGGTCAACGACTGGCTGGGCAAGATCCAGCAGAGCGGGCTGTGGGGCGAGAACTGGACCGAAACCCTCGGCCAGGTGGTGCCGGGCGACCCGCCCAAGCCGCCCGCCATCGGATCGGTGCCCGGCTCCTGA
- a CDS encoding sigma-70 family RNA polymerase sigma factor — MAVTGDLLAEEFTAHRAHLISVAYRLTGSVADAEDAVQEAWLRLAGLSEEQRAAIRDPRGWLTTVVGRIGLDRLRSAAARRERYVGQWLPEPIVSGFGPRPSEDPLEVAVRDDGVRMAAMVVLDRLGPEQRVAFVLHDAFSVPFAEIAEILGCSPAAARQHASRGRRALEEAEPPPRAPLAEQQAVLERLMAALTSGDVRAVAEVLHPDVVLIGDSNGKARTTRQIMVGADKITRFFTGVFAQYTDDAVAGARPLLVNGDLGLYLPPAPGDADHHPLDAHVSTFVVRDGLVVAIYDQANPEKLTHLPD; from the coding sequence ATGGCCGTCACCGGGGATCTGCTGGCAGAGGAGTTCACCGCCCACCGCGCGCACCTGATCTCGGTGGCCTACCGGCTGACCGGCTCGGTGGCCGACGCCGAGGACGCGGTGCAGGAGGCGTGGCTGCGGCTGGCCGGGCTCTCGGAGGAGCAGCGCGCCGCCATCCGCGACCCGCGTGGCTGGCTGACCACCGTGGTCGGGCGGATCGGGCTGGACAGGCTGCGCTCGGCGGCCGCGCGCCGCGAGCGGTACGTCGGGCAGTGGCTGCCCGAGCCGATCGTGTCCGGCTTCGGCCCGCGCCCCAGCGAGGACCCGCTCGAGGTGGCCGTGCGCGACGACGGCGTGCGCATGGCGGCGATGGTGGTGCTCGACCGGCTCGGCCCCGAGCAGCGCGTGGCCTTCGTGCTGCACGACGCGTTCTCGGTGCCGTTCGCCGAGATCGCCGAGATCCTCGGCTGCTCACCGGCCGCCGCGCGGCAGCACGCCTCCCGCGGGCGCCGGGCACTGGAGGAGGCCGAACCGCCGCCCCGGGCGCCGCTGGCCGAGCAGCAGGCCGTGCTCGAGCGGCTGATGGCCGCGCTGACCTCCGGTGACGTGCGCGCGGTCGCCGAGGTGCTGCACCCCGACGTGGTGCTGATCGGCGACTCCAACGGCAAGGCCCGCACCACGCGCCAGATCATGGTCGGCGCGGACAAGATCACCCGCTTCTTCACCGGCGTGTTCGCCCAGTACACCGACGACGCGGTGGCCGGGGCGCGGCCGCTGCTGGTCAACGGCGATCTCGGGCTGTACCTGCCGCCCGCCCCCGGCGACGCCGACCACCACCCGCTGGACGCGCACGTGTCCACCTTCGTGGTCCGCGACGGCCTGGTCGTGGCGATCTACGACCAGGCGAACCCGGAGAAGCTGACCCACCTGCCCGACTGA